AAATGACTTTTTTGGCTACCAAAAAATTAACATATATTAAGACTTACTGCATTTATTTATATGGATGAATTGTGTAATTTAGTTTCATATCAAATTAACTCACAATCTATGAACCTCCCACAATCATTGCACAATCTGCATAGAATAGTTTTGCTCTTATTTTTCTTAACCTCTCTTTCACTCTTCAGCTTTGCGCAAAAAACAATTTTTAATCCTTTGGTTGGCTTTGATGGTAACAACCCGAATTTAAAAATTGTTAAAGTAATTTTGAGTGATACAGCAACCATTTTAAACTTCGTTACCACAGAATCTGCAGGAAATTGGATTCGCATTCCGAAAAATACCTATATACAGCTAAATGGTGAGCCGAACAAACTTTTTATAAAAGCAACTAGGGGGATCCCTTTTAACGAAAATTATACCATGCCAGATAGTGGTAAAATCGCTTATCAACTAATCTTCCCAAAAATAACCCCTGCAGCCAGCTCCATTGATTATGGCGAAGACGATAGCGACGGTTGGAAAATTTACGACATTGAACTGGCAAAAACACAAAAACCACTACCCAATTTCCTTTATACCGAGTGGTACAACAAGACAAATAGTAAACTAAGCATTGCTTTTTATAATAAAGCTGTTGTTTTAGATAAAAAAGTTTGGGAGTATAAAAACATCACAAAAAAGAACAATACCTATACCATATCTATTGCCTATAATAAGCAGAATAAACAGGTTTATGTAGAACGGCTAGCCAACAATGAAATAAACATTACGGTTAACAAGCTTACCGAACGACTTAGCAGCAATAAAGCAAACTGTATGCAAACCGTTTCTAAAGAAGTGTATAGACTCCCTCTTTTAAAAAGTGACAGTACTGTTTTTAGCGGATACATTAAGAATTACTCGCCAAAACTAAATACTAAAACATTAATGCTTTACATCGATAATAATATAACGGGCAAACAAGAAAATGCTATAATAAAAATAAATACCAATGGTTATTTCTATAAAAAAATACCCTTATACCATTTTCAAAGAGTTTTTTTAAGATCGGATATTAGCAACGAAAATGATATTTACCTCGAACCAAGTAAAGAACTTTTTGTGATACTTGGAAGCGGACCTGTAAAATATGCAGGAGATATTGCCCAACTTAATTATGATTTAAGCGAATTGAATAGCATTGACCAATATAATTACGAGACTACGAAAAAAAAAATGGCAAACATGCAGCCGAACGATTATAAAGCTTATTTACAGTATCTCCAACACATTGAAAACACCAAGTTGGATTCGGTTAATAAATTAGGCAAAATTTCAGCAAAAGCTTATCAGGTAAAAAAGCTGAATATCCTTTTTGAATATGCTACCAGAATGATGGAATATCACATGAATTACAAATATGCTTACAGAGAAGCACACAAATTGGCAGATACAGCTAAAGTTACCGTTGCAAAATATCCTGCTGGTTATTACAATTTTATTGATAATGAAATCTACAACAACGAACTCAATGTAATTTCAGATAATTACAACACTTTTATAAACCGGATTAAATTTGCACCTGGTTTTAGAAAAACAAGCTATACCCATAATTATAAAGCCATTATAGCTAGATTAAAATCAACTGGAGCGCGGCCCAGCGAAAATGATATCGCTTTCGAAAAGCTAATAAGTGCCGATGGAATTAGTATTCTACAAGATAGCACCAGTAAAACAGTAGAAAAAAAATGGACTGCCGATCATAATGAGTTTATAAAAAGTTTTGTGTCTAACTTTTTCCAAAACAGCTATTACACCGCGTTAGACTCTGTATTAAGCATCAATAAGGGTATCTTAATTGATTTAATGAAAGCCCAGGATATTTCAAGACCGATTGTAGAACAATTAACTCCGCTTAGTGCAAATGAACTGGCATTGGAAACAAAAACCATTAGCAACCCTTTTATAAAGGACTATATTGCTTTGAAAAATAACGAAACCTTAACGCAGATTGCATTGAACAAAAATAGAGGTGGTTATTTTGAGAATGAAACACCAAAAGTTGAAGCAAACAAAATATTCGACAACATTATGAGTAAATATGCTGGAAAGGTTGTACTGGTCGATTTTTGGGCCACCTGGTGCGGTCCGTGTTTGAACGGGATTTCGGAAATAAAACCTTTAAAAGAAGAAATGAAAGATAGGAATGTTGTTTTTGTTTACATTACCGATGAGACTTCCCCCCTAGCTACTTACCAAAACATGATCCCTACCATTAAAGGCCAACATTATAGGTTAAAAAGTGATGAGTGGAGATATTTAGCCGATAAGTTTAAAATTACAGGTATTCCACATCAGATTTTAGTGAATAAAGAAGGTAAGGTGGTAAATCCTTATCTGGGCTTTATGGAAAACAAGGCGGTGAAGCAATTATTGGAGAAATATCTTTAATTTTTTTAATCCCTTAGAAAAAAATTAAAGACCTAAAGAAAAACAATTAATTTTATAACCATAACCCCCTCTGCAAAACTGTAAAGCATTCCCTAGCATACGACATAAAAAAAGCGGATTGAGTACAATCCGCTTTTTTTTCCGTAGCGGGAAGGGGAAATTCTTTGAACACCTAATACAGTTCTTAGACTTGCTAGATGCAGCGAAAACAGTATAAATGTTACGTTTTTGACTAATTACAGTACAGTTGATATGGTATTTCCCTTGGGATTTACACTTCTTCTGTTCAATCTTCTTAAAAATTATGCCAACACTTTTGGACCATGCCCCTTTTGCCATGCACTATATAAATGCCTGTGGGTTTAAAATAATCCATAACGTTTTTTGTCAGCCACAGATATGGTAGTTGTGCCTTTTAAGGTCTCTTTAATTATAGCAAAATCAGTCGGAGCGACTTCTCCTAATACCCTGGTGGGATCTTCTGCAATTAAATTAATCAACCAATCCTTGTTTTTCTTTTTTAGTTGAGAGCAATCAACATGCGAATCATAGGATAAATATGGACGATTTGCGCATTCAAGGTTTAAATGGAGGGCTTGTAACTCTGGAGTAGGAAAGACGTTATGATTCACATGTGAATTTATATAGACAGTAGCAAGCTTTATCGAATTGTCATTTGAAATGCCCACTATAATGAATCGTTTTTCCTTTGGAGGATTTGTGTCTTCAACAAAGCATTTAATGACTTTCCCCACAACAATACAGTTTTGGGCAAACTCTCTTTTGGCTTCTTCTCCAAATGCATCAGCTAGGTTCATAGGGGAACAAATACTAGCTAAGAATGCTAGATTAATTTTTCATTTGAAGATTGAATATAGTTGATCATTTTCTCATCGGCGCCACCAGCTAAAGCAATATCGATGAAGTCAAGTAGTTGAGGGTGTAATTTACGACTATTCTCCCAGGCAAGA
This is a stretch of genomic DNA from Candidatus Pedobacter colombiensis. It encodes these proteins:
- a CDS encoding TlpA disulfide reductase family protein; protein product: MNLPQSLHNLHRIVLLLFFLTSLSLFSFAQKTIFNPLVGFDGNNPNLKIVKVILSDTATILNFVTTESAGNWIRIPKNTYIQLNGEPNKLFIKATRGIPFNENYTMPDSGKIAYQLIFPKITPAASSIDYGEDDSDGWKIYDIELAKTQKPLPNFLYTEWYNKTNSKLSIAFYNKAVVLDKKVWEYKNITKKNNTYTISIAYNKQNKQVYVERLANNEINITVNKLTERLSSNKANCMQTVSKEVYRLPLLKSDSTVFSGYIKNYSPKLNTKTLMLYIDNNITGKQENAIIKINTNGYFYKKIPLYHFQRVFLRSDISNENDIYLEPSKELFVILGSGPVKYAGDIAQLNYDLSELNSIDQYNYETTKKKMANMQPNDYKAYLQYLQHIENTKLDSVNKLGKISAKAYQVKKLNILFEYATRMMEYHMNYKYAYREAHKLADTAKVTVAKYPAGYYNFIDNEIYNNELNVISDNYNTFINRIKFAPGFRKTSYTHNYKAIIARLKSTGARPSENDIAFEKLISADGISILQDSTSKTVEKKWTADHNEFIKSFVSNFFQNSYYTALDSVLSINKGILIDLMKAQDISRPIVEQLTPLSANELALETKTISNPFIKDYIALKNNETLTQIALNKNRGGYFENETPKVEANKIFDNIMSKYAGKVVLVDFWATWCGPCLNGISEIKPLKEEMKDRNVVFVYITDETSPLATYQNMIPTIKGQHYRLKSDEWRYLADKFKITGIPHQILVNKEGKVVNPYLGFMENKAVKQLLEKYL